The proteins below are encoded in one region of Flavobacterium sp. IMCC34852:
- a CDS encoding sulfite exporter TauE/SafE family protein has translation MIEFLGYIGALIIGIVLGITGGGGSILTVPILVYLLGLHPITATAYSLFIVGTTSAFGTIQNFKKDLVAPKTALQFAIPSVIGVYLTRKFIVPAIPDPLFYFASLQLSKGTFLMLLFAMVMLLAAISMLKETKEPLVNTPKNKYLVIFQLFLVGILIGLIGAGGGFLIIPALMTLAQLTIRKAIGTSLLIITINSLIGFLGDVQTITIDWSFLLGFTSLSVIGIFIGLFAQKYLNEKLLKKIFSYFVFVMSILILYRELFS, from the coding sequence ATGATAGAATTTTTAGGCTATATCGGAGCACTTATAATTGGTATCGTATTAGGAATTACCGGCGGTGGCGGCTCTATACTGACCGTTCCTATATTGGTTTATTTGTTAGGATTGCATCCCATTACAGCTACAGCCTACTCGCTTTTTATTGTGGGAACCACTTCGGCTTTCGGGACAATCCAAAATTTTAAAAAAGATTTAGTAGCACCCAAAACGGCCTTGCAATTCGCCATTCCTTCGGTAATCGGAGTTTATTTGACCCGAAAATTCATAGTCCCTGCAATTCCTGATCCGCTATTTTATTTTGCATCGCTTCAATTGAGTAAAGGCACTTTTTTGATGTTGCTCTTTGCTATGGTCATGCTCTTGGCTGCCATTTCGATGCTGAAAGAAACCAAAGAACCCTTGGTAAATACTCCTAAAAACAAATATCTGGTGATTTTTCAATTGTTCTTGGTTGGTATTTTGATAGGGCTAATCGGTGCCGGTGGTGGATTTTTAATTATACCGGCTTTGATGACTTTGGCCCAATTGACCATTCGAAAAGCTATTGGGACATCATTATTAATAATTACCATCAATTCATTAATAGGCTTTTTAGGAGATGTACAAACTATCACTATTGACTGGTCTTTCTTGTTAGGCTTTACTTCATTGTCTGTGATTGGAATTTTTATCGGATTGTTTGCCCAAAAATACCTCAATGAAAAACTACTCAAAAAGATATTTTCCTATTTCGTTTTTGTGATGTCAATACTTATTCTTTACCGAGAATTATTTTCATAA
- a CDS encoding endonuclease: protein MLKKILCYLLVLSTSMIQAQVVINELDSDNPSTDDKEFIELKSATPNFSLNGYVLVFFNGTGTLADKSYYTISLNGLTTDVNGLILIGNNLVSPVPERIFTNSSIQNGPDGVGLYLGSTADFPINTTATTVNLIDALIHSNNNTQVPSLQTLLGVTTQVNENANSLGTTQSIQRKSDGTWEVKAPTPGANNDGSGFIFNGIIITVDTTHKNENDSFTITFTADTNVTADLTFNFSLDNAGFTTADFTGNTTVFIPQGSNTFTTTLTLVDDVLDEGDEVLKIKFGTLPFGYNRRNDNIEIRVVDNDFTTSPFGTPLNPTYGNVTATIPTGYYDSLEGLSGSALKQALQNIIANPSVVRAHNYGDVTDILKVADQNPLNSNQVWLMYVETPRAKLDFQTTSSNVGFWNREHIYPQSRGGFANATDDVADGINIWLPTSADDITAGHGDAHHIRAEDGPENTSRSNRDYGLTGYNGPIGTLGSWKGDVARSVFYMAVRYNALSVVNGDIPDTTVGQLGDLASLLTWNQTDPRDDFEMNRNNYIYTWQYNRNPFIDYPALADYIWGANVGQAWYAALAANENTTVKFSIYPNPSSERFTISGIDTEATLELFNSIGMKVFEQKIVGETTIEPNVISGIYLAKISKDNKTYTKKIVVR, encoded by the coding sequence ATGCTTAAGAAAATATTGTGCTATCTATTGGTGCTGTCCACATCAATGATACAAGCTCAGGTGGTTATCAATGAACTTGATTCTGATAACCCAAGTACTGATGATAAAGAATTTATCGAGTTAAAGTCGGCTACGCCCAATTTCTCACTCAACGGTTATGTTTTGGTCTTTTTTAACGGAACAGGAACATTAGCTGATAAAAGTTATTACACCATTAGTTTGAATGGATTAACAACTGATGTCAACGGCTTAATTCTAATCGGGAATAATTTGGTATCTCCGGTTCCTGAACGAATTTTCACCAACAGCTCTATTCAAAATGGTCCTGACGGTGTTGGACTCTATCTGGGTTCAACAGCTGATTTCCCTATCAATACTACGGCTACAACCGTTAATTTGATTGATGCTTTGATTCATTCCAATAACAATACGCAAGTCCCTTCTTTGCAAACTTTGTTAGGTGTGACAACCCAAGTTAATGAAAATGCTAATAGTTTAGGAACGACTCAGTCTATTCAACGCAAATCAGATGGCACTTGGGAAGTAAAAGCACCAACTCCCGGAGCTAACAATGACGGAAGCGGGTTTATTTTTAACGGAATAATCATCACGGTTGATACAACCCACAAGAATGAAAACGATAGTTTTACCATAACCTTTACTGCAGATACTAATGTGACTGCTGATTTGACTTTTAATTTTTCCTTAGATAACGCGGGTTTCACCACAGCGGATTTTACTGGAAATACAACGGTTTTTATTCCTCAAGGTTCCAATACATTTACGACCACCTTAACGCTTGTTGACGATGTTTTAGATGAAGGAGATGAAGTATTGAAAATAAAATTCGGGACCTTGCCTTTTGGTTATAACCGAAGAAATGACAATATTGAGATAAGAGTAGTTGATAACGATTTTACGACTTCACCGTTCGGTACACCTTTGAATCCAACTTATGGAAATGTTACAGCAACCATCCCAACAGGTTACTATGATTCATTAGAAGGCTTATCGGGCAGCGCTTTAAAGCAAGCGTTACAAAATATTATCGCCAATCCTTCAGTAGTTCGGGCGCACAATTACGGTGATGTTACGGATATTTTAAAAGTAGCCGATCAAAATCCGTTAAACAGCAATCAAGTGTGGTTAATGTATGTTGAAACACCCAGAGCTAAGTTAGATTTTCAAACTACATCCAGTAATGTAGGTTTTTGGAATAGGGAGCATATTTACCCGCAATCTCGAGGTGGATTTGCCAACGCGACAGATGACGTAGCCGATGGTATAAATATTTGGTTACCTACCAGTGCAGATGATATTACCGCCGGACATGGCGATGCACACCACATTCGTGCTGAAGATGGTCCGGAGAACACTTCCAGAAGTAACCGTGATTATGGTTTGACGGGATACAACGGACCAATCGGAACTCTGGGTTCCTGGAAAGGTGATGTGGCTCGCTCTGTATTTTACATGGCGGTTCGTTACAATGCTTTGAGTGTCGTGAATGGTGATATTCCTGATACAACTGTGGGTCAGTTGGGTGATTTGGCTTCGCTTTTAACATGGAACCAAACCGACCCGAGAGATGATTTTGAAATGAATCGCAACAATTACATCTATACTTGGCAGTACAATCGAAATCCTTTTATTGATTATCCTGCTTTGGCTGATTACATTTGGGGAGCTAATGTTGGTCAGGCATGGTATGCGGCGTTGGCGGCTAATGAAAATACAACCGTCAAATTTAGTATTTATCCGAATCCATCCAGTGAACGCTTTACGATTTCCGGAATTGATACAGAAGCTACGTTAGAACTTTTTAACAGTATCGGAATGAAAGTATTTGAACAAAAAATCGTTGGGGAAACTACTATTGAACCGAACGTAATCTCGGGTATTTATTTGGCCAAAATTAGTAAAGACAATAAAACATACACCAAGAAAATTGTTGTCAGATAA
- a CDS encoding sensor histidine kinase yields the protein MSNILNVVRQNFEQILKNSYTSALTLAMTLNDKGIPENFEKIGGQLVDNNQSIDAVQLVPNGVIKYVYPYEENKSVIDYDIFHTPHLQYEAQKSVKSRLMYFAGPLKLKQGGVGVVGRLPVYKNDKFWGFSAVVIRLETLIKESGVNAIDDSKYYFQFSKTNPTTKQEEFFLSHNKTLSDKSYLMVEIPDGDWKLYLISRNQNDIIRQLYTSISLGLLLAVIVGLWVTAILKKPAELQRLIEIQTQKILKREAEFGAIFDQAPVGIAKIDTATGNFITINQEYSRIVGYATEELLQKNFQTITYPEDLELDLSNMERLKNGEIDNFCIEKRYIHKSGKIVWVNLVVAVLWKEGKTVLNHIAIVEDITDKKRVEEDLNQSFELVSEQNKRLLNFSYIISHNLRSHTSNIELILNLLDGVKTEEEQDEMLHLLKKVSKSLDETMRNLNDVVNIRTNINLTIENLNLHQFITKSLDLLSRQIEDKSATVNNLVPTHVYIDYNAAYLESILYNFISNAIRYCHPERKPVITLSFDETHKILQIEDNGIGIDLKRNGENLFGMYKTFNNNPDAKGIGLFITKNQIDAMGGKVETESELNVGTKFKIYFK from the coding sequence ATGTCTAACATTTTAAATGTTGTAAGACAAAATTTTGAGCAGATTCTTAAAAACAGCTACACTTCGGCTTTGACATTGGCCATGACTTTGAATGATAAAGGAATTCCCGAAAACTTTGAAAAAATCGGTGGACAATTGGTTGATAATAACCAATCAATAGATGCGGTTCAATTAGTACCGAATGGCGTCATAAAGTATGTTTACCCGTATGAAGAGAATAAATCGGTCATTGATTACGACATATTTCACACTCCACATCTACAATATGAAGCTCAAAAATCAGTAAAATCACGATTGATGTATTTTGCCGGACCGCTCAAATTAAAACAAGGCGGTGTTGGGGTTGTTGGCAGACTTCCGGTCTATAAAAATGATAAATTTTGGGGATTTTCAGCGGTGGTAATTCGCTTAGAAACTTTAATTAAAGAATCGGGTGTCAACGCAATAGATGACTCAAAGTATTACTTTCAATTTTCAAAAACCAATCCCACCACCAAGCAAGAAGAGTTTTTCTTATCTCATAATAAAACCCTGAGCGACAAATCTTATTTAATGGTTGAAATTCCTGATGGTGATTGGAAATTGTATTTGATTTCCAGAAATCAAAATGACATTATCAGACAACTTTACACTTCTATTTCGCTAGGATTACTCTTGGCGGTGATTGTTGGATTGTGGGTAACAGCTATATTAAAAAAACCTGCCGAACTTCAACGTTTGATAGAAATTCAAACCCAAAAGATCCTTAAAAGAGAAGCCGAATTTGGAGCTATTTTTGATCAAGCTCCGGTTGGTATCGCAAAAATTGATACCGCGACCGGAAATTTTATAACCATCAACCAAGAATACAGCCGAATTGTAGGTTACGCAACTGAAGAACTGTTGCAAAAAAACTTTCAAACTATTACCTATCCTGAAGATTTAGAGTTGGATCTAAGCAATATGGAAAGACTAAAAAATGGTGAGATTGATAATTTTTGCATTGAAAAAAGATACATTCACAAGAGCGGAAAAATTGTATGGGTTAATTTAGTAGTAGCCGTATTATGGAAAGAAGGCAAAACAGTTTTAAATCACATTGCCATCGTTGAAGACATTACCGATAAAAAAAGAGTTGAGGAAGATCTCAATCAATCTTTTGAACTGGTTTCTGAACAAAATAAAAGGTTGCTCAACTTCTCCTATATCATCTCACACAACTTGAGATCACATACCAGTAACATCGAATTAATTTTAAATCTTTTAGACGGTGTAAAGACTGAAGAAGAACAAGATGAAATGCTCCATTTATTGAAAAAAGTTTCTAAATCTTTAGATGAGACAATGAGAAACTTAAATGATGTGGTAAATATCAGAACCAACATCAACCTTACGATAGAAAACCTAAATTTACACCAATTCATCACAAAGTCACTGGATTTACTCAGCAGACAAATAGAGGATAAATCGGCTACAGTTAACAACTTAGTACCGACTCATGTTTATATTGACTACAATGCTGCATATTTGGAAAGCATATTGTACAATTTTATCTCAAATGCCATTCGGTACTGTCATCCTGAGAGAAAACCGGTAATTACACTAAGCTTTGACGAAACGCATAAAATATTGCAGATTGAAGACAACGGAATAGGTATTGATTTAAAAAGAAACGGAGAAAACCTTTTCGGAATGTATAAAACATTCAATAATAACCCCGATGCTAAAGGAATCGGACTCTTTATCACCAAAAATCAGATTGATGCCATGGGCGGTAAAGTGGAAACCGAAAGCGAACTAAATGTCGGAACCAAGTTTAAAATTTATTTCAAATAA
- a CDS encoding thermonuclease family protein, with the protein MQLNAKETTITKSLLKIVKFVDGDGIILEDIVSKKVFEVRLYGIDAPEINYCNKIKKDEIELQVPAALLIKLGYLSFNFLKDQVNLGDVCTLVQEQNNLVDKYGRLLGYLILNDGRVLNEIMIKEGYAKPYNEVFCEMLPMYQEWNLQAKNSSKGLYSIVNKF; encoded by the coding sequence ATGCAATTAAATGCTAAAGAAACCACCATTACAAAAAGTCTGCTCAAAATTGTAAAATTTGTTGATGGAGATGGAATAATTTTGGAAGATATTGTATCAAAAAAAGTATTTGAAGTTCGTTTATATGGCATTGATGCACCAGAAATAAACTACTGCAACAAGATAAAAAAAGACGAAATTGAATTACAAGTTCCAGCTGCTTTACTAATCAAACTTGGTTATTTATCATTTAACTTTTTAAAAGATCAAGTTAATTTGGGTGATGTTTGCACACTAGTACAGGAACAAAATAATTTAGTTGATAAATATGGAAGACTTTTAGGCTATTTAATTCTAAATGATGGTAGAGTATTAAACGAAATAATGATAAAAGAAGGCTATGCAAAGCCTTATAATGAAGTATTTTGTGAAATGCTTCCAATGTATCAAGAATGGAATTTACAAGCTAAAAACAGTTCAAAAGGATTATATTCAATAGTAAACAAATTTTAA